In a genomic window of Roseiflexus castenholzii DSM 13941:
- a CDS encoding FHA domain-containing protein, with the protein MIICSNCASRQLDGTIFCAECGASLIDASPSESTRELHPGAIESHDPLPVSGPLPADDAQTAHMVTLVVVSSRRRIEVNLSDEALIGRADPTRGIMPDIDLGPFGGYDAGVSRRHAILSYHNGAYRVEDLGSANGTFVNGRQIKPMCATPVKHGDEIMCGTLLLRLEARNRQR; encoded by the coding sequence ATGATTATCTGCTCGAATTGTGCATCCCGACAACTCGACGGCACTATTTTCTGCGCTGAGTGTGGCGCCAGCCTGATCGACGCCAGTCCGTCCGAATCGACGCGCGAACTTCACCCCGGCGCTATCGAAAGCCATGATCCTCTGCCGGTTTCTGGTCCGCTACCGGCAGACGATGCGCAGACCGCCCATATGGTCACCCTGGTGGTGGTGAGCAGTCGCCGCCGGATCGAGGTCAATCTGAGCGATGAGGCGCTCATCGGACGGGCAGACCCGACGCGCGGCATTATGCCGGATATCGATCTTGGTCCGTTCGGTGGGTATGACGCCGGTGTTTCGCGCCGCCATGCCATCCTCTCATACCACAATGGCGCCTACCGCGTCGAAGACCTCGGCAGCGCGAATGGAACCTTTGTCAACGGTCGTCAGATCAAGCCCATGTGCGCGACGCCGGTGAAGCACGGCGACGAGATTATGTGTGGAACCCTGTTGTTGCGTCTGGAAGCCCGCAATCGTCAGCGCTGA
- a CDS encoding VWA domain-containing protein, giving the protein MTPGINLQQTLSRTTLAVGDEPQLIYVLLEAHAEGLAQQLPKLPLNLCLVLDRSSSMRGERLMQVKDAAARIVDQLGQDDYFSLVVFNDRADVVIPAQRAIKKADLKAAIAQIEAAGGTEMAQGMALALQEVQRPFLTRGISRIILLTDGRTYGDESRCVEIARRGQSRGIGLTALGIGTEWNEDLLETMTASENSRAQYIATAQDVVKVFADEVKRLHAIFAQQVQLSVETRPGALLRSLDQVRPFIAPITIIEEAERRWVANLGDWPDTGVQGFLLEVVVPPLPVGDHAVLKLTLRYHLPGANLRDQARELMVRVSLRPAEEVTHRVDATLKHWLERLVAYRLQANAWKCAAEGRLEEASERLQMAGTRMLNAGDAALAHTLQQEATRILRNGTVSEEGRKRIRFGTRGLIGPVADDERETTT; this is encoded by the coding sequence ATGACACCGGGCATTAACCTTCAGCAGACCCTGAGCCGGACAACGCTGGCGGTCGGTGACGAACCGCAATTGATCTATGTGCTCCTGGAAGCGCACGCTGAAGGGTTGGCACAGCAGTTGCCCAAATTGCCGCTGAATCTGTGCCTGGTGCTCGATCGCAGTTCTTCGATGCGCGGGGAGCGCCTGATGCAGGTCAAGGACGCCGCAGCACGCATCGTCGATCAATTGGGGCAGGACGATTATTTTTCGCTGGTGGTGTTCAACGACCGGGCTGATGTGGTTATTCCGGCGCAGCGCGCGATCAAGAAGGCGGACCTGAAAGCGGCGATTGCGCAGATTGAGGCGGCCGGCGGCACGGAAATGGCGCAGGGGATGGCGCTGGCGCTCCAGGAGGTGCAACGACCGTTTCTGACACGCGGCATTAGCCGGATCATTCTGTTGACCGATGGCCGCACCTACGGCGACGAGAGCCGGTGTGTCGAGATCGCTCGCCGCGGGCAGTCGCGCGGCATTGGGTTGACGGCGCTCGGAATTGGAACGGAATGGAACGAGGACCTGCTCGAAACGATGACCGCCAGCGAAAACAGTCGTGCTCAGTACATCGCCACTGCCCAGGATGTCGTCAAGGTCTTCGCCGATGAGGTGAAGCGCCTCCATGCCATCTTCGCCCAACAGGTGCAACTGTCGGTCGAGACACGCCCCGGCGCGTTGTTGCGGTCGCTCGATCAGGTGCGCCCTTTCATTGCGCCGATTACCATTATCGAAGAAGCAGAGCGCCGCTGGGTGGCCAATCTGGGAGACTGGCCCGATACCGGCGTGCAGGGATTTCTGCTCGAAGTCGTTGTGCCTCCCTTACCGGTTGGTGATCACGCGGTGCTGAAACTGACGTTGCGCTATCATCTGCCTGGGGCAAACCTGCGCGATCAGGCGCGTGAACTCATGGTTCGCGTTAGCCTGCGCCCGGCGGAAGAGGTCACCCATCGCGTCGATGCAACCCTCAAACACTGGCTGGAGCGCCTGGTGGCGTATCGCCTGCAAGCAAACGCCTGGAAGTGCGCGGCGGAAGGACGACTCGAGGAAGCGAGCGAGCGTCTGCAAATGGCAGGAACGCGCATGCTCAACGCTGGCGACGCGGCGCTGGCGCATACGTTGCAACAGGAAGCGACGCGCATTCTGCGCAACGGAACGGTGAGCGAAGAGGGACGCAAGCGCATCCGCTTTGGCACTCGCGGTCTGATCGGTCCGGTTGCCGACGATGAACGCGAGACTACGACGTGA
- a CDS encoding PP2C family protein-serine/threonine phosphatase has translation MSEDMPPEQPTAPASDHADPAWWSDVSGESDGTRPLDTHAVLAQAETTDRRPGETEPLDDDTTLRETPPPPPAIAAAAMRHIGQVRATNQDAIYTLISSIPREAGDATLGLFVVADGMGGHEGGEIASRMAVAAVARRVIADLLIPAIEGTIHVSLQALMVEAVQDANRAIWEHARLAGSDMGTTCTAALLLGRSLYIGHVGDTRAYLIDTGGIHQLTTDHSAVGRLIEMGQLDPTEARDHPLRSQLYRTVGQHPEIAVDLVFQPIGDATHLLLASDGLWGCVEEETMLRIVRGIESPQRAVRALVDAANRAGGPDNIAAILVRLV, from the coding sequence ATGAGCGAAGACATGCCCCCTGAACAACCGACGGCACCCGCCTCCGATCACGCTGATCCGGCGTGGTGGTCTGATGTGAGCGGCGAAAGTGATGGCACACGCCCGCTCGACACGCATGCGGTACTGGCGCAGGCGGAGACGACCGACCGCCGACCTGGCGAAACTGAACCACTCGACGATGATACAACGCTGCGTGAAACGCCGCCGCCTCCGCCGGCAATCGCGGCTGCTGCGATGCGGCACATCGGTCAGGTGCGCGCAACGAACCAGGACGCGATCTACACGCTGATCAGCAGCATCCCGCGCGAAGCCGGCGACGCAACTCTTGGCTTGTTCGTTGTCGCCGACGGCATGGGTGGGCACGAAGGGGGTGAGATTGCCAGTCGCATGGCGGTAGCAGCCGTCGCCCGGCGCGTCATCGCCGACCTCCTCATTCCGGCTATCGAGGGGACCATTCATGTCTCGCTTCAGGCGTTGATGGTCGAAGCCGTCCAGGACGCCAACCGCGCTATCTGGGAGCATGCCCGGTTGGCCGGATCGGACATGGGCACCACCTGCACTGCGGCGCTGTTGCTGGGTCGATCCCTCTACATCGGTCATGTCGGTGATACACGCGCCTACCTGATCGATACTGGCGGCATCCATCAGTTAACGACCGATCATTCAGCGGTCGGACGGTTGATCGAGATGGGACAACTCGACCCAACCGAGGCGCGGGATCATCCGCTGCGCTCTCAGTTGTACCGCACTGTCGGGCAACACCCGGAGATTGCGGTCGATCTGGTGTTTCAGCCCATCGGCGATGCGACCCATCTGCTCCTCGCCAGCGACGGTCTGTGGGGATGCGTCGAAGAGGAGACGATGCTGCGCATTGTGCGGGGGATCGAAAGCCCGCAGCGCGCCGTGCGCGCTCTGGTCGATGCTGCTAATCGCGCTGGCGGACCGGATAACATTGCTGCGATTCTCGTCCGACTGGTGTAG
- a CDS encoding serine/threonine-protein kinase has protein sequence MALIKKPGTTKGIDLNSSSSGAGADPQGATTPGAGARAAAPVMQPGVILQGRYVIEGTLGIGGMSVVYRGRDLRFKDVVRPCAIKEMYQSAPDSNTRLLNLKNFEREAGLLATLQHPAIPKVFDFFEENGRVYLILELIQGKDLETVLEEAKGPLPEERVARWAVQLCEVLSYLHNQQPEPIVFRDMKPSNVMVTSDDRIVLIDFGIARSLVRTRGTVIGTEGYSPPEQYKGIAEPQSDLYALGATLHHLLTASDPRTETPFTFHERPLRQLNPQISPEFAAVVEKALSYDMKTRWASADEMRMALLQTPTLRSGQSGGTVAAKGAPRLSNAATTELVWRFVCEDEVRSSPCLSNGMVFVGCYDTNLYAIDAGRGEFRWKYATEGGISSSPAVWNDIVIVGSEDGAVYACEIRRGALRWTFRTSKPVRASPRVLERVIFIGSDDQHFYAIDGLRGAQIWKYRTWMPIRSSACIAGESVYFGGGDGFVYALNIKNGGVRWKQRTQQPVISSPAFAENMVIVGSMDHMLYALDSEGGWPVWKYRTNHYVNSSPFVFGTRVFVGSVDGNLYAIELKNGKLAWKYDTGSQITSSPRVEQGRVYFGAADGCVYCLDAANGSLIWRYETQGPVVSSPAIGEGVVYIGSLDHALYALRA, from the coding sequence ATGGCGTTGATCAAAAAACCCGGCACGACTAAGGGCATCGATCTTAACTCATCGTCATCAGGCGCCGGGGCGGACCCGCAGGGCGCCACGACTCCTGGCGCCGGAGCGCGTGCCGCTGCGCCGGTGATGCAACCGGGTGTCATCCTGCAGGGGCGATATGTCATCGAAGGCACGCTTGGCATCGGCGGCATGAGCGTCGTCTATCGCGGGCGCGACCTGCGCTTCAAGGATGTCGTGCGCCCGTGCGCTATCAAGGAAATGTACCAGAGTGCGCCGGATTCGAATACGCGCCTGCTGAACCTCAAGAACTTCGAGCGCGAAGCCGGTCTGCTGGCGACTCTGCAGCATCCCGCTATTCCCAAGGTGTTCGACTTTTTCGAGGAAAATGGTCGGGTTTACCTGATTCTGGAGTTGATCCAGGGAAAAGACCTGGAAACCGTGCTCGAGGAAGCGAAAGGCCCGTTGCCGGAAGAACGGGTGGCGCGCTGGGCAGTGCAGTTGTGCGAGGTGCTGTCCTACCTGCACAACCAGCAACCAGAACCGATTGTCTTCCGCGATATGAAACCCTCGAATGTGATGGTGACATCCGATGACCGGATTGTGCTGATCGATTTCGGCATCGCGCGCAGCCTGGTGCGCACCCGCGGCACGGTCATCGGCACCGAAGGGTATTCGCCGCCGGAACAGTACAAGGGCATCGCCGAACCGCAGAGCGACCTCTATGCGCTTGGCGCCACGCTCCATCACCTGTTGACCGCCAGCGATCCGCGCACCGAAACGCCGTTTACGTTCCATGAACGGCCCCTGCGCCAGTTGAACCCGCAGATCTCGCCCGAATTCGCTGCGGTCGTCGAAAAAGCGCTTTCCTACGATATGAAAACACGCTGGGCATCAGCCGATGAGATGCGCATGGCGTTATTGCAGACGCCAACCCTCCGCAGCGGACAGAGCGGCGGAACAGTGGCGGCAAAAGGTGCGCCACGCCTCAGCAATGCCGCAACCACCGAACTGGTTTGGCGCTTTGTTTGCGAAGACGAAGTGCGCTCCTCGCCATGCCTCAGTAATGGTATGGTCTTCGTTGGGTGCTACGATACGAACCTGTACGCGATTGATGCCGGTCGCGGCGAGTTTCGCTGGAAATACGCCACCGAAGGAGGCATTTCGTCGTCGCCTGCGGTGTGGAACGATATTGTCATTGTCGGCTCGGAAGATGGCGCGGTGTATGCCTGCGAGATCCGCCGCGGTGCGCTGCGCTGGACGTTTCGCACCAGCAAGCCGGTGCGCGCGTCGCCGCGCGTGCTGGAGCGCGTCATTTTCATCGGGTCGGACGATCAGCACTTCTACGCGATCGATGGGCTGCGCGGCGCGCAGATCTGGAAATACCGCACCTGGATGCCAATCCGCTCCTCAGCATGCATTGCGGGGGAGTCGGTCTACTTCGGCGGCGGCGATGGGTTCGTCTATGCGCTGAATATCAAGAATGGCGGCGTCCGCTGGAAGCAACGCACGCAACAACCAGTGATTTCATCGCCGGCATTCGCCGAGAATATGGTGATCGTCGGGTCGATGGACCATATGCTCTATGCGCTCGATAGTGAGGGCGGATGGCCGGTGTGGAAGTATCGCACCAATCATTATGTCAATTCGTCACCGTTCGTGTTTGGCACGCGCGTCTTCGTTGGAAGCGTCGATGGCAACCTGTATGCCATTGAACTGAAGAATGGCAAACTCGCATGGAAGTATGACACCGGCAGCCAGATCACCTCATCGCCACGGGTTGAGCAGGGGCGTGTCTACTTTGGGGCTGCCGATGGATGTGTCTACTGCCTCGATGCGGCGAATGGGTCGCTGATCTGGCGCTATGAAACACAGGGCCCGGTCGTGTCGTCGCCGGCGATCGGCGAAGGCGTGGTGTATATCGGGTCACTCGATCATGCGCTGTATGCGCTGCGCGCGTAG
- a CDS encoding SH3 domain-containing protein, with protein sequence MASDSGDPFDRRAPRSPRREQHDTEQLNPDDHARPVNPAWRSARGAGRSARGGASFSQEVILWLQHDGWKFVLAAMAIVLLGIVLFTLSQAGAPEPLPSRDVATDLQPQIVLTPLPEQPTVTPDPLTSTLTLTPEPPVNVQLRVQGTGALGLFLRPEPNMNNTPIKTLPEGTIVTVIGDDSVQPDRVWKRVRDPEGAEGWAAADFLVPVTP encoded by the coding sequence ATGGCAAGCGACAGCGGCGATCCCTTCGACCGGCGCGCGCCCCGATCACCGCGCCGTGAGCAGCACGATACGGAGCAACTGAATCCCGACGATCATGCCAGGCCGGTCAATCCAGCATGGCGTAGCGCCAGAGGCGCCGGACGTTCCGCGCGTGGTGGTGCGTCGTTTTCCCAGGAGGTGATCCTCTGGCTTCAGCACGATGGGTGGAAGTTTGTGCTGGCAGCAATGGCGATTGTGCTGCTAGGCATTGTCCTTTTTACGCTGAGCCAGGCAGGCGCACCCGAACCGCTGCCTTCCCGCGATGTCGCAACCGATCTGCAACCACAGATCGTGTTGACGCCGCTGCCTGAACAGCCGACGGTCACCCCCGATCCGCTCACCTCGACCCTGACCCTGACGCCGGAGCCGCCGGTGAATGTGCAGTTGCGCGTCCAGGGCACCGGCGCACTCGGTCTCTTCCTGCGTCCGGAGCCAAATATGAATAACACCCCGATCAAAACGCTGCCCGAAGGCACGATTGTTACCGTGATCGGCGACGACTCGGTGCAGCCGGATCGGGTCTGGAAGCGGGTGCGCGATCCGGAAGGCGCCGAAGGATGGGCTGCTGCGGATTTCCTGGTCCCGGTGACCCCATAG
- a CDS encoding radical SAM protein, whose protein sequence is MSPLIFVEPDTQQKLSILSAEAGFEATTVPAVERVQQGMRHPAGFLYTARKEGGGTARLFKVLQTNACRYACRYCFTSCAVRRSRTTFKPDELATTFIALHRSRQVDGLFLSSGIVPDANATMEKMLATVERLRLKEGYTGYIHLKLIPGAAFEYIERAVELADRVSLNLEAPNAERLAMLAPEKEFAGSMWGRMAWAAGLIRRARAAGRPAARSLTTQFVVGPAGESDRELLETAARTHRDLDLRRAFFSAFHPIERTPFADMPAEDPLRELRLYQADFMLRDYGFTVDELPFDERGLLPRTITPKQAWAERHLVEPIDVNVAPRRLLLRIPGIGPRSADRIIAMRREMHLRDMAHLARLGVVVNWAAPYVLLDGRRPPEQGRLW, encoded by the coding sequence ATGAGTCCTCTGATCTTTGTCGAACCAGACACGCAGCAGAAACTCTCGATCCTGAGCGCAGAAGCCGGATTCGAAGCCACAACGGTTCCAGCCGTCGAACGGGTACAGCAGGGGATGCGCCATCCCGCCGGTTTTCTCTATACTGCCAGGAAAGAAGGCGGGGGGACAGCGCGCCTCTTCAAAGTGCTCCAGACGAACGCCTGCCGCTACGCCTGCCGCTACTGCTTCACCTCGTGCGCAGTGCGACGTTCCCGCACGACGTTTAAGCCCGACGAACTGGCAACAACCTTCATTGCGCTGCATCGTTCCCGGCAGGTCGATGGGCTGTTCCTCTCCTCCGGGATTGTCCCCGACGCCAATGCAACGATGGAGAAGATGCTGGCGACAGTCGAACGATTGCGACTGAAAGAAGGATACACGGGCTATATCCACCTGAAGTTGATCCCCGGCGCGGCATTCGAGTATATCGAGCGCGCCGTTGAACTGGCAGACCGCGTTTCGTTGAACCTGGAAGCGCCTAATGCCGAACGCCTGGCGATGCTTGCGCCGGAGAAAGAGTTTGCCGGCAGCATGTGGGGGCGCATGGCATGGGCTGCCGGGTTGATCCGCCGGGCGCGCGCCGCCGGGCGCCCCGCTGCCCGCAGCCTTACGACGCAGTTCGTCGTTGGTCCGGCGGGCGAAAGCGACCGTGAGTTGCTCGAAACGGCGGCGCGCACCCACCGCGACCTCGACCTGCGCCGCGCATTCTTCAGCGCCTTTCACCCCATCGAACGCACACCGTTCGCCGATATGCCCGCCGAAGACCCACTGCGCGAACTGCGGCTCTATCAGGCGGATTTTATGCTGCGTGATTATGGTTTCACCGTTGACGAATTGCCATTCGATGAGCGTGGCCTGCTGCCACGCACCATCACTCCGAAACAGGCCTGGGCGGAACGCCATCTTGTTGAGCCGATCGACGTGAATGTTGCGCCGCGACGCCTGCTGCTTCGCATCCCCGGCATCGGTCCACGATCCGCCGACCGGATCATTGCTATGCGACGCGAGATGCACCTGCGTGATATGGCGCATCTCGCGCGGCTTGGCGTGGTGGTCAATTGGGCGGCGCCCTATGTGCTGCTCGATGGAAGACGCCCGCCGGAACAGGGGCGTTTGTGGTAA
- a CDS encoding helix-turn-helix transcriptional regulator, which produces MARRSGGIKRSSWVTFRRRLFLVRQLLRSPASAEELITRVQTELGVNGYPANAAAALKHDLDSLKGEYDCRIVYRRDQGKYVIVDLGELALLDLPPQSLEALALLDASYPAGSANPTHASIRALIDQVIQMLPNRAQTHLHARRSATRQKAPSGRIDPHVLAAVRQAIEEKRELTFRYWGLSNGEAPRRHRVAPYGIFFRNNGCTYLDATLLEVQPPGAEQLFAPVDYRLDRIVPGTAQVLPTPLPPERLRAPALTLRYWLHPEVVQRGEGWSFFPNAHVEYSDDGSALVTATVSNLSVARDVLLRYGDRCRVIEPTELIDLIRETVDAMASLYGNPVAVR; this is translated from the coding sequence ATGGCACGCCGGAGTGGCGGTATCAAGCGCAGTTCATGGGTGACTTTTCGCCGACGTTTGTTTCTGGTGCGTCAGTTACTGCGATCGCCTGCAAGTGCGGAAGAGTTGATCACCAGAGTACAGACGGAACTCGGCGTCAATGGATACCCGGCGAATGCAGCAGCAGCGCTCAAGCACGATCTGGATTCACTCAAGGGAGAGTATGATTGCCGGATCGTTTACCGACGCGACCAGGGGAAGTATGTCATTGTTGATCTGGGGGAACTGGCGTTGCTCGACCTGCCGCCGCAGAGCCTGGAAGCGCTGGCGTTGCTTGATGCGAGTTATCCGGCAGGATCGGCAAACCCAACGCATGCCAGCATTCGCGCCCTGATCGATCAGGTTATTCAGATGCTTCCCAATCGGGCGCAGACGCACCTGCACGCGCGGCGGAGCGCCACACGCCAGAAGGCGCCATCCGGTCGTATCGATCCCCATGTGCTCGCTGCTGTGCGCCAGGCAATCGAGGAAAAACGTGAACTGACGTTTCGTTACTGGGGCTTGAGCAATGGTGAAGCGCCGCGACGGCATCGCGTCGCTCCCTATGGTATCTTCTTCCGCAACAATGGGTGCACGTATCTCGACGCTACGCTGTTGGAGGTGCAACCGCCAGGCGCCGAGCAATTGTTCGCTCCTGTTGATTATCGGCTCGACCGCATCGTCCCCGGTACAGCGCAGGTGTTGCCAACCCCGCTGCCGCCGGAGCGACTGAGGGCGCCGGCATTGACGCTGCGATACTGGCTGCATCCTGAGGTGGTGCAGCGAGGCGAGGGGTGGTCATTTTTCCCCAATGCGCATGTCGAGTACAGCGATGACGGGAGCGCACTGGTGACTGCAACGGTTTCCAATCTTTCCGTTGCGCGCGACGTGCTGTTGCGTTACGGTGATCGCTGCCGTGTGATCGAGCCGACGGAGCTGATCGACCTTATCCGAGAGACGGTGGACGCGATGGCGTCACTCTATGGCAACCCGGTCGCTGTTCGCTAA
- the lon gene encoding endopeptidase La — MEDEHVSETTQPIQTLPLIPLDGVVVFPYTVVTVPLSEEIEAAAHAAMKEGQLALLVAYRRDAPSDAPLALRLHRIGVVARIEQIGRLPNGAHGMVVRGLVRAELCEQTQDRPYPRFRYIEHHDHTERTDELEQLMTEVHAAIDAVLELRPGIPQEIRNFVRSIDDPGHLADNTGYSPDYTFEERQDLLETLDVVERLRKVLAFYRKQLALMDIQARLRQEVQDAAARQQREFYLRQQLRAIQKELGEDTTEEDELAELREKLEAANLTPAARKEADRELHRLSRMNSASPEYQMVRTYLEWMAELPWNKTTGAPIDIAHTRQVLDEDHYGLHAIKERILEYLAIQQRRQHLMKEERVREPILAFVGPPGVGKTSLGQSIARALGRQFARMSLGGVRDEAELRGFRRTYIGSQPGRLIQELRRAGTSDPVLLLDEIDKLGHDYRGDPAAALLEVLDPEQNDTFTDHYLNVPFDLSKVLFIATANTMDTVPPALRDRMEVIELSGYTGDEKVHIAQRHLIPKQLRANGLRPEEVIFEEEALRILIHDYTREAGVRNLERQIGAVLRKVTRRLVEEPSGAGSTPVRIDGAFVRQALGRPRFFNEARERIDQPGVATGLVWTPSGGDIVFVEASVVEGSRELRLTGQLGDVMRESAEAALTYVRSRAHTLGIDPHFFDRHAIHIHVPGGAVPKDGPSAGITMATALASAATGRLVRDDVAMTGEITLRGRVLPVGGVKEKVLGAHRAGIGTIILPRRNEVDLDDLPSDVREALTFVPVETLDEVLAAALLPHPAATISNLFGATPQETHASEETPHAGVTPGRA; from the coding sequence ATGGAAGATGAGCATGTGAGCGAGACAACGCAACCGATCCAGACACTACCGCTGATCCCGCTCGATGGCGTGGTCGTGTTTCCCTATACGGTCGTGACTGTGCCGCTCAGCGAAGAGATAGAAGCGGCAGCGCACGCAGCAATGAAAGAGGGGCAACTGGCGCTGCTGGTCGCCTACCGGCGTGACGCACCCTCCGATGCCCCGCTCGCGCTGCGGTTGCACCGCATTGGCGTGGTTGCGCGCATCGAGCAGATTGGTCGCCTGCCGAACGGCGCGCATGGCATGGTCGTGCGTGGTCTGGTGCGGGCGGAACTATGCGAGCAAACCCAGGATCGGCCCTACCCGCGCTTCAGGTATATCGAGCATCACGACCATACTGAGCGCACCGACGAACTCGAACAGTTGATGACCGAGGTGCATGCCGCAATCGATGCGGTGCTGGAGTTGCGCCCTGGCATTCCTCAAGAGATCCGCAATTTCGTGCGGAGCATCGATGATCCGGGTCATCTTGCCGACAACACCGGCTACTCGCCGGACTACACTTTCGAGGAGCGGCAGGATCTGCTCGAAACCCTCGATGTGGTCGAGCGCCTGCGCAAAGTGCTGGCATTCTATCGCAAGCAACTGGCGCTGATGGATATTCAGGCGCGCCTCCGGCAGGAAGTGCAGGATGCGGCAGCCCGACAGCAACGCGAGTTCTACCTGCGCCAGCAGTTGCGCGCCATTCAGAAGGAATTAGGGGAGGACACCACCGAGGAAGACGAACTGGCAGAACTACGCGAGAAACTCGAAGCAGCGAACCTCACACCTGCTGCTCGAAAAGAAGCCGACCGCGAACTGCACCGTCTCAGTCGGATGAACAGCGCCTCGCCTGAATACCAGATGGTGCGCACCTACCTGGAATGGATGGCCGAACTGCCGTGGAACAAGACGACCGGTGCGCCGATTGACATTGCTCATACCCGTCAGGTGCTCGACGAGGATCACTACGGTCTGCACGCAATCAAAGAGCGCATCCTCGAATACCTGGCGATCCAGCAGCGCCGTCAGCACCTGATGAAGGAAGAACGGGTGCGCGAGCCGATTCTGGCGTTCGTCGGGCCGCCCGGTGTGGGGAAGACAAGCCTGGGGCAAAGCATTGCGCGGGCGCTTGGGCGGCAGTTCGCGCGGATGAGTCTTGGCGGCGTGCGCGACGAAGCCGAGTTGCGCGGATTCCGGCGCACCTACATTGGCTCGCAGCCAGGGCGTTTGATCCAGGAATTGCGCCGCGCCGGCACGTCCGATCCGGTACTCCTGCTCGATGAGATCGACAAACTTGGGCACGACTACCGCGGCGACCCGGCGGCTGCGCTGCTGGAAGTGCTCGATCCCGAACAGAACGACACGTTCACCGATCACTACCTGAATGTGCCGTTCGATCTGAGCAAGGTGTTGTTCATTGCCACTGCCAATACCATGGATACCGTGCCGCCGGCATTGCGCGACCGGATGGAAGTCATTGAATTGAGCGGCTACACCGGGGACGAAAAAGTGCACATTGCGCAGCGGCATCTGATACCGAAGCAACTACGCGCCAATGGATTGCGCCCCGAAGAGGTCATCTTCGAGGAAGAGGCGCTGCGCATCCTCATTCACGACTATACCCGCGAAGCAGGGGTGCGCAATCTGGAACGGCAGATTGGCGCCGTGCTCCGTAAGGTAACGCGCCGTCTCGTTGAAGAGCCTTCGGGGGCAGGATCGACGCCCGTTCGTATTGATGGCGCGTTTGTCCGTCAGGCGTTGGGCCGTCCACGTTTCTTCAACGAAGCCAGGGAACGCATCGATCAGCCTGGCGTGGCGACCGGGCTGGTCTGGACTCCATCTGGCGGCGATATTGTCTTCGTTGAGGCATCGGTCGTCGAGGGAAGTCGCGAATTGCGCCTGACGGGGCAATTGGGTGATGTCATGCGCGAAAGCGCCGAGGCAGCCCTGACCTATGTCCGTTCGCGGGCGCACACGCTGGGCATCGATCCGCACTTCTTTGACAGGCACGCCATCCATATTCACGTCCCGGGAGGCGCCGTTCCAAAGGATGGACCTTCGGCGGGGATTACGATGGCAACTGCGCTTGCATCGGCAGCCACCGGTCGCCTGGTGCGCGATGATGTCGCTATGACCGGTGAGATCACTCTGCGCGGACGGGTGTTGCCGGTCGGCGGCGTGAAGGAAAAGGTGTTGGGTGCGCATCGCGCCGGCATCGGCACAATTATCCTGCCACGCCGCAACGAAGTTGATCTCGATGACTTGCCATCCGACGTGCGCGAAGCGCTGACCTTCGTTCCTGTCGAAACGCTCGACGAGGTGCTGGCGGCGGCGTTACTGCCCCATCCGGCAGCCACCATCAGCAACCTGTTCGGCGCAACACCGCAGGAGACTCATGCATCAGAGGAGACGCCGCACGCTGGTGTGACGCCGGGCCGGGCATAA